From Paenibacillus sp. GP183, one genomic window encodes:
- the spoVB gene encoding stage V sporulation protein B, giving the protein MQKQSFVRGTVILATAAFITRILVFVNGIILSRLLGTEGIGLLMMAHPLVPLVITLTELGLPVAISKLVSEADAQGNPLKVKRILVVSLIVTGTLSVILTLISFFCSKMIASVFLPDQRAYYSMIAITPIAPIIAISAVLKGYFRGKQNMKPLAFSEVIEHLVQIIFIFVMVRFLLPYGIEYATAGAMISVVIGEGAGLLCVYSMFRLYNKKIGIKHKLSDSLLLGKQTLFELLHIGLPTMGNGVLLSIYSAFLPMIVTKSIGLSGISTVAATEQYGLLFGYAFPLLFLPNFITRSLSTALIPAISEAMANHNGMLMHRRMDQAMQIALFVGAPSTVILYVWAVPITTVIYHSPDAGALLKILAPFFFLYYFESPLYAILLGLGKAAAVMWNNIIANLCEVVAIIILGSKFGVHGVAIGLAFGMFVLTLLNFSSISSIIGFYVDMRNIMKAAFGVLIMTICGISAFSFMEHTGYGLTWNVLGTICLSILVYVMSLKLTKVIKLT; this is encoded by the coding sequence ATGCAAAAACAATCTTTTGTACGTGGTACGGTTATATTAGCAACAGCGGCTTTTATCACAAGAATACTGGTTTTCGTCAATGGAATCATTTTATCCCGATTATTAGGCACAGAGGGTATCGGATTGCTGATGATGGCTCATCCGCTTGTTCCACTTGTTATTACTTTAACGGAATTAGGACTGCCTGTGGCCATATCCAAGCTTGTCTCCGAAGCAGATGCACAAGGTAATCCATTGAAAGTGAAACGAATCCTGGTCGTTTCTCTTATCGTTACAGGCACTCTTAGTGTTATTCTAACCCTTATCTCATTCTTTTGTTCTAAGATGATTGCATCTGTGTTTTTGCCTGATCAAAGGGCCTATTATTCTATGATTGCCATTACGCCAATCGCGCCAATTATAGCCATATCCGCGGTATTGAAGGGTTATTTCCGCGGAAAACAGAATATGAAACCACTCGCTTTTTCTGAAGTCATTGAGCATTTGGTACAGATCATATTTATCTTCGTTATGGTTCGTTTTCTATTGCCGTATGGCATTGAATATGCAACAGCGGGCGCAATGATCAGTGTCGTTATCGGTGAAGGAGCGGGACTACTCTGTGTGTACTCAATGTTTAGATTGTATAACAAGAAAATCGGGATCAAGCACAAACTCTCTGACTCCCTGCTGCTGGGAAAACAAACGTTATTTGAATTATTACATATTGGATTGCCGACAATGGGAAACGGTGTTCTTCTTTCGATCTACAGTGCATTTCTACCGATGATTGTAACCAAAAGCATTGGACTCTCGGGAATCAGCACTGTAGCAGCGACAGAACAATATGGTTTATTGTTCGGCTATGCTTTCCCTTTATTATTTCTTCCAAATTTCATCACGCGATCGCTGTCCACGGCGCTGATTCCTGCCATAAGTGAAGCAATGGCTAATCATAACGGCATGCTGATGCATCGAAGAATGGATCAGGCCATGCAGATCGCTCTTTTTGTGGGAGCTCCTAGCACAGTTATTTTATATGTATGGGCTGTTCCGATAACAACCGTTATTTACCATTCTCCGGATGCTGGAGCTCTTTTGAAGATTTTAGCTCCCTTTTTCTTCTTGTATTATTTTGAGTCTCCATTATATGCGATATTATTAGGATTAGGTAAGGCTGCTGCAGTAATGTGGAATAATATCATCGCAAACCTCTGTGAGGTAGTTGCCATTATTATACTTGGTTCTAAATTTGGCGTTCACGGAGTTGCAATAGGCCTCGCTTTCGGCATGTTTGTATTGACCCTTCTGAATTTCTCTTCAATTTCAAGCATTATTGGATTTTATGTGGATATGCGGAACATTATGAAAGCGGCATTTGGTGTGTTAATCATGACAATCTGCGGGATTTCTGCTTTTTCATTCATGGAGCATACCGGGTACGGTCTAACGTGGAATGTGTTGGGGACGATTTGTCTGTCAATTCTAGTTTATGTGATGTCACTCAAACTAACCAAGGTGATTAAACTTACTTAA
- a CDS encoding N-acetylmuramoyl-L-alanine amidase, with product MIKKTTFLSFFLFLIFLQSDISRSTKAPQIYFNGAKVNAEESPKGNTCVPKQNVEKKQITIELVGDSHPLYKIVIDPGHGGADVGTVGISGRLEKDFTLSTALKVKRLMDLEPAVTVYLTRTDDTFIPLNDRIIMANQLSADLYLSIHANMVRNSMTKGTETFFYRESSMFFAQIVHKHVLKATGFPDLHVDYENFRVIKNTIMPAALVEVGFLSNAAEEKALFMSNNQDKIAAAMMDGIKEYLGIK from the coding sequence ATGATAAAAAAGACTACATTCCTTAGTTTCTTTCTTTTTCTTATATTTTTACAGTCTGATATTTCAAGAAGCACTAAAGCTCCACAAATTTATTTTAACGGAGCTAAGGTTAATGCAGAAGAATCCCCTAAAGGAAATACATGTGTTCCGAAACAAAATGTGGAAAAAAAGCAAATCACTATTGAATTGGTCGGTGATTCGCATCCTTTATATAAAATTGTTATTGATCCCGGACACGGAGGTGCTGATGTAGGTACAGTGGGTATTAGTGGCCGACTTGAAAAGGATTTCACCTTATCCACAGCACTTAAAGTCAAAAGACTCATGGACTTGGAACCTGCGGTCACAGTCTATTTAACGAGAACTGACGATACATTTATTCCACTTAATGATCGGATCATAATGGCCAATCAACTTTCAGCCGATCTATATCTTTCCATTCACGCCAATATGGTTAGAAACTCCATGACAAAAGGCACGGAAACCTTTTTTTATCGAGAAAGCAGTATGTTTTTCGCACAAATCGTTCATAAGCATGTGCTGAAAGCTACAGGCTTTCCAGACCTTCATGTTGATTATGAAAATTTTCGGGTAATCAAGAATACGATTATGCCTGCTGCCTTGGTAGAGGTGGGTTTTTTGTCCAATGCTGCGGAGGAAAAGGCGCTTTTTATGAGTAATAATCAAGACAAAATAGCAGCAGCTATGATGGATGGGATTAAGGAGTATTTGGGGATTAAGTAA
- a CDS encoding PepSY domain-containing protein, protein MKSIRKKIVVGTVAASLIFGGGLIVMPHNQSFAAVTGTSTVNTSIKTADDQETVDDAEQIADDQNKEAADLSQVDLQKQAKITKEQSITIATAQVQGTVKDVQLEDENGTAVYNVQIQDSNGKITEVKVDAATGKITKQEQADNEQEDQD, encoded by the coding sequence GTGAAATCGATTAGAAAGAAAATCGTTGTAGGCACCGTAGCAGCAAGTTTGATATTTGGAGGTGGCCTGATCGTAATGCCACATAATCAGTCATTCGCGGCAGTTACAGGAACTTCTACAGTAAACACGTCAATAAAAACAGCAGACGACCAAGAGACAGTTGATGATGCAGAACAGATAGCAGATGACCAAAATAAAGAAGCTGCGGATTTAAGTCAAGTCGATCTGCAGAAGCAAGCCAAAATTACAAAAGAGCAAAGTATCACCATTGCTACGGCACAAGTTCAAGGAACCGTAAAAGATGTTCAACTGGAAGATGAAAATGGCACAGCTGTATACAATGTACAGATTCAAGACAGTAATGGTAAAATCACTGAAGTTAAGGTAGATGCTGCGACAGGAAAAATCACGAAACAGGAACAAGCAGATAATGAGCAAGAAGATCAAGATTAG
- a CDS encoding MarR family transcriptional regulator — MGDKQNQIQLDLRLFRIWIKATTSLFKNIQKDIEGYNLNFEYFMILELLYSKGPHPVQKISETLSIPSGSITYVVNKLEKLGLVERQSNPSDGRAFNVVLTEKGEALFNEIFPKHVATISQNLSLISNEEKELLIELLKKIGIGAQSLQ; from the coding sequence ATGGGTGACAAACAGAATCAAATTCAGTTGGATTTAAGGTTATTCCGTATTTGGATAAAGGCCACCACGTCATTATTCAAAAATATTCAGAAGGATATTGAAGGCTATAATCTTAATTTTGAATACTTTATGATTCTTGAACTTCTGTACAGTAAAGGACCACATCCTGTTCAAAAAATCAGTGAAACACTTTCCATTCCTAGTGGAAGTATTACCTACGTGGTAAATAAATTGGAGAAGTTAGGGTTAGTGGAAAGACAATCAAACCCAAGCGATGGAAGGGCATTTAATGTAGTGCTAACGGAAAAAGGAGAAGCACTATTCAATGAAATTTTCCCTAAACATGTAGCTACGATTTCTCAAAATCTATCTTTAATTAGCAATGAAGAGAAAGAACTGCTCATTGAATTATTGAAGAAAATCGGTATTGGAGCACAAAGTTTACAATAA
- a CDS encoding DoxX family protein, with translation MKLTGNAMQVQTFNDLGYPLGLMHFVGICEVLGAVGLLVGYWKPKMRLLACGGLVLLMASAVASHLKADQGIGVAMPALVFLVLSLFVFVGQRKAK, from the coding sequence ATGAAATTGACAGGAAATGCAATGCAAGTACAAACATTTAATGATCTTGGTTATCCATTGGGATTAATGCATTTCGTTGGTATCTGTGAAGTATTGGGGGCAGTTGGTCTTTTAGTAGGGTATTGGAAACCTAAAATGAGGTTACTTGCTTGTGGGGGACTTGTACTTTTGATGGCTAGTGCCGTTGCGTCACATTTAAAAGCCGATCAAGGCATTGGAGTAGCTATGCCTGCTCTAGTCTTCCTTGTTTTGAGTTTGTTCGTTTTTGTTGGACAACGAAAAGCTAAATAA
- a CDS encoding LLM class flavin-dependent oxidoreductase, producing the protein MSDLTTSSIEIGLSTFLEAAPRAGGVTHAERLRQAVEEINLAEQVGLDVYAIGEHHRADFASSAPAVILAAAASTTKRIRLSSAVTVLSSDDPVRVYQAFSTLDGLSNGRAEIMAGRGSFIESFPLFGYDLNHYDELFEEKLELLLAIRESEKVSWRGGHRPAIDNLGVYPRSVKEPLPVWIGTGGNPESAIRAGMLGLPVVFAIIGGMPERFAPLVNLYKEAAAKAGHDVSKLQIATHSHGFISDTTEKAADLFYPSTAAQSNTIGRERGWPPYTRDSFDAARSLRGALYVGDPEYVAEKIVLLRKNLGLTRFLLHVDVSTMPHHELLRTIELLGTKVAPIVHKELARRAAQG; encoded by the coding sequence ATGTCCGATCTTACGACTTCTTCAATCGAAATAGGACTAAGCACATTCCTCGAGGCTGCTCCGAGAGCCGGCGGCGTCACGCACGCCGAACGGCTCCGACAAGCGGTAGAGGAGATTAATCTGGCCGAGCAAGTCGGTCTGGACGTCTATGCGATCGGCGAACATCATCGCGCGGATTTCGCGAGCTCGGCGCCAGCCGTTATTCTGGCCGCTGCCGCTTCCACGACCAAACGAATCCGGCTCTCGAGCGCCGTGACCGTGTTGTCTTCGGACGATCCGGTTCGCGTGTACCAAGCTTTCTCCACCTTGGACGGCCTGTCCAACGGACGGGCGGAAATTATGGCGGGCCGCGGCTCGTTTATCGAATCTTTCCCGTTGTTCGGATACGACTTGAACCACTACGACGAACTATTCGAGGAGAAGCTGGAGCTTCTGCTCGCGATCCGCGAATCGGAGAAAGTAAGCTGGCGCGGCGGCCATCGCCCCGCCATCGACAACCTGGGCGTCTATCCGCGATCCGTAAAGGAGCCGTTGCCCGTATGGATCGGAACCGGCGGCAATCCGGAGTCCGCGATTCGCGCCGGCATGCTAGGGTTGCCGGTCGTCTTTGCGATCATTGGCGGCATGCCGGAGAGGTTCGCTCCTCTAGTCAACCTCTATAAGGAAGCGGCCGCGAAGGCCGGACACGACGTAAGCAAGCTGCAGATCGCGACGCATTCGCACGGCTTCATATCGGATACGACCGAGAAGGCCGCCGACTTGTTCTACCCGTCGACGGCAGCCCAGTCGAACACCATTGGGCGCGAGCGCGGCTGGCCGCCATACACCCGCGACTCGTTCGACGCCGCCCGCAGCCTTCGCGGAGCGCTCTACGTCGGCGATCCTGAGTATGTCGCGGAGAAGATCGTGCTGCTGCGCAAGAACCTGGGCCTAACGCGCTTCCTCCTGCACGTGGACGTCAGCACGATGCCGCACCACGAATTGCTGCGCACCATCGAGCTGCTCGGCACGAAGGTCGCGCCGATCGTCCACAAGGAGCTTGCTCGCAGGGCCGCGCAGGGGTGA
- a CDS encoding YolD-like family protein: MNTIGGWKFDKEQENNFPRGRKNAKVIAESLRDQRFLTISYFNNIKDQEITGIITKIDQSMRSLKISHSEGFVWILMDDITSVWYEIEIEMD, from the coding sequence ATGAACACCATTGGAGGGTGGAAATTTGATAAAGAGCAAGAAAACAACTTTCCGAGAGGCAGAAAAAACGCAAAAGTAATAGCTGAATCACTGCGAGATCAAAGATTCCTCACAATAAGCTATTTCAATAACATCAAAGACCAAGAAATAACGGGTATTATCACAAAGATTGACCAGTCAATGCGTAGTTTAAAAATAAGTCATAGTGAAGGATTCGTGTGGATCCTAATGGACGATATTACAAGTGTATGGTATGAAATTGAAATCGAGATGGATTAA
- a CDS encoding IS110 family transposase, with the protein MKFKSQARQNQLIEKITSSHLVVGIDIAQQTHVARAVNFRGIIIGEALSFTNDEDGFNSLLQWIQKLQTAHQLSATVVGMEPTGHYWLNVSRWLAARQFEVVLVNPHLVKKNKENRDNTPSKSDKKDALVIADMVKNGYYSFRRNTPEAFEDLRVLLSNRDSVVKRLVSAKNQIHRWVDIVFPELRQVFKHITCIGALVTLRLFPTPAELSQLQPQDVIKGWKSIMKRHSGSRKAQELVTLASRSVGSRQATHAYQLHLKQLLAEYDLACEQLQVVEQEIVAVLERIPFAKSMLAIKGISAISLASILGEAGDLSGFVHGNALLRHAGLNLAESSSGKWTGQMIISKRGRSRLRRFLYIATMCLVMNNPEFQAMHKYNVNVKKMKKMKSIMKLCGKLARILVGMARSGQAYTPMKTLPLEQAA; encoded by the coding sequence ATGAAGTTTAAATCGCAAGCCAGACAAAATCAACTCATTGAAAAGATTACCTCTTCGCATCTCGTTGTCGGGATCGACATCGCTCAGCAGACACATGTTGCACGCGCTGTAAACTTTCGCGGCATCATCATTGGAGAAGCGTTGTCGTTTACGAATGACGAAGATGGATTTAACAGCCTACTTCAATGGATCCAGAAGCTGCAAACAGCTCATCAATTAAGTGCGACCGTCGTCGGCATGGAACCTACGGGACACTATTGGCTTAACGTGTCTCGATGGTTGGCTGCACGCCAATTTGAAGTCGTTTTGGTGAATCCGCATCTTGTGAAAAAGAACAAAGAGAACCGAGATAATACGCCCTCAAAGAGCGACAAAAAGGATGCCCTTGTCATCGCCGACATGGTGAAGAACGGGTACTACTCGTTTAGACGCAACACCCCTGAAGCGTTCGAGGATCTCCGTGTTCTTCTTTCGAACCGGGACTCTGTGGTGAAACGTCTCGTCAGTGCAAAAAACCAAATCCACCGTTGGGTGGACATTGTTTTCCCGGAATTGCGGCAGGTATTCAAGCACATCACGTGTATCGGTGCCTTGGTCACGCTACGCCTCTTCCCTACACCGGCAGAATTAAGCCAACTACAACCGCAAGACGTGATTAAAGGGTGGAAATCAATCATGAAGCGGCACAGTGGATCACGAAAAGCCCAGGAACTCGTTACACTGGCCAGCCGCTCTGTCGGATCTCGCCAAGCTACGCATGCATACCAACTGCATTTGAAGCAACTGCTTGCAGAGTATGATCTGGCCTGCGAGCAGCTGCAGGTCGTAGAGCAGGAGATCGTCGCTGTGTTAGAACGCATCCCCTTTGCAAAATCCATGCTTGCGATCAAAGGAATTAGTGCAATTTCACTGGCCAGTATTCTGGGTGAGGCTGGGGATTTAAGCGGATTTGTTCACGGGAATGCTTTGCTGCGCCATGCCGGCCTAAATCTTGCTGAATCAAGCTCCGGTAAATGGACCGGACAGATGATCATTAGTAAACGCGGTCGCTCCCGGCTCCGCCGCTTCCTCTACATAGCGACCATGTGTTTAGTGATGAACAATCCAGAGTTTCAAGCGATGCATAAATACAATGTGAACGTGAAGAAGATGAAGAAAATGAAGTCCATTATGAAGCTCTGCGGTAAATTGGCTCGCATCTTGGTGGGGATGGCTCGCAGTGGTCAAGCCTACACACCTATGAAAACATTGCCACTTGAGCAAGCAGCTTAA
- a CDS encoding DUF4304 domain-containing protein, which produces MISSLKNIVIPSLRDRDFKGTFPHFRRITEKKIDLLTFQFDKYGGGFFMEVAVCSPEGFTHHWGEKVPPNKVTAYDLHPNIRVRIGDKDDWFRYDKVNFFGNIYENVANKALKSLIEADDYWSVTDFR; this is translated from the coding sequence ATGATAAGTTCGCTTAAAAATATCGTTATTCCAAGCCTACGTGACCGTGACTTCAAGGGTACTTTTCCGCATTTTCGAAGAATAACGGAAAAGAAAATAGACCTCCTAACATTTCAATTCGATAAATATGGTGGTGGTTTTTTTATGGAGGTAGCTGTTTGTTCACCAGAGGGCTTTACCCATCATTGGGGAGAAAAAGTCCCTCCGAACAAAGTGACCGCATATGATTTGCATCCCAATATTAGGGTAAGGATTGGAGATAAGGATGATTGGTTTAGGTACGACAAAGTTAATTTCTTCGGCAATATTTACGAAAATGTAGCAAACAAGGCATTAAAAAGCCTTATTGAGGCGGATGATTATTGGTCTGTCACTGACTTTCGCTAA
- a CDS encoding M1 family aminopeptidase, with the protein MQYPGIVTVGTAENEWSLKHSLVHEIVHQWFYAIVNNDPYHDGWLDEGLTELTTSLYLNDFSFAQKFYTTYSKPTNLPLSEYEGADIIKRLYAQPVMKFKDLFDSLGGGEVGITFLHAYFTNYQYKQVSTDEFVRFTKAYFGLNDDTFFQDWLKKGKQDTTQ; encoded by the coding sequence ATGCAATACCCGGGTATAGTCACTGTCGGAACGGCGGAAAATGAATGGAGTCTCAAACATAGTCTTGTTCATGAAATAGTGCACCAATGGTTTTATGCCATTGTCAACAATGATCCATATCATGACGGTTGGTTGGACGAGGGTTTGACGGAATTAACAACATCGCTATATTTAAATGATTTCAGCTTTGCTCAGAAGTTTTACACAACCTATTCCAAGCCAACTAATCTGCCATTATCGGAGTACGAAGGTGCAGATATTATTAAGCGTCTTTACGCTCAGCCGGTGATGAAGTTTAAAGATTTATTTGATAGTCTTGGCGGAGGTGAAGTAGGAATTACGTTCCTTCACGCTTATTTCACGAATTATCAATACAAGCAAGTGAGTACGGATGAGTTTGTGCGGTTCACGAAGGCATATTTTGGGTTGAACGACGATACCTTTTTTCAAGATTGGCTTAAGAAGGGGAAACAGGACACCACTCAATAA
- a CDS encoding vanadium-dependent haloperoxidase: protein MRFMYPRWSKLPYAGEKKPPTNPIDPLAGSWSTNYIRLDRKGTIRDRSGRRVKLFIQHPTSIKWNEQLKIVQKTLKKLTKHQIRVAKYWGTGVATKQFTPIIDRLIDTYGITPVRAARILAAVQAGINDTFVVTWFYKYLWDVARPNQLDRNLATVLCTPRFPAYVSGHSAAAGCAQVILSYFFPGESKRLKQLAEECAISRLYAGVHFPVDNEEGLSLGRQIGKIVVAQLRKERNSKSQPIDVPIRENRNAKLPPPPYIQVIPFRFDERCQSTVRKNHSRKKTAI, encoded by the coding sequence ATGCGGTTTATGTATCCGCGTTGGTCCAAACTTCCTTATGCAGGTGAAAAAAAGCCGCCAACCAATCCAATTGATCCATTAGCCGGTTCCTGGTCGACGAATTATATACGATTAGATCGAAAAGGGACTATAAGAGACCGAAGTGGAAGAAGAGTGAAACTGTTCATCCAACACCCCACCTCAATCAAGTGGAATGAACAACTAAAGATAGTTCAAAAAACATTAAAAAAATTAACGAAACATCAGATCAGAGTCGCCAAGTATTGGGGGACAGGTGTTGCGACTAAACAGTTTACCCCGATCATAGACCGTTTAATTGACACATATGGTATTACACCTGTACGGGCAGCACGAATTTTAGCGGCGGTACAGGCTGGAATAAACGATACGTTTGTGGTCACTTGGTTTTATAAATATCTTTGGGATGTTGCCCGTCCTAATCAGCTTGACCGAAATCTGGCCACCGTACTTTGCACGCCTCGCTTCCCTGCTTACGTTTCCGGTCACTCAGCGGCTGCTGGATGTGCACAAGTCATCTTAAGCTATTTTTTTCCAGGTGAATCAAAGCGACTGAAACAACTAGCAGAAGAATGTGCGATTTCCCGTTTGTATGCTGGTGTACATTTCCCCGTAGACAATGAAGAAGGATTAAGTCTTGGACGACAAATTGGCAAAATTGTTGTAGCTCAACTGAGGAAGGAAAGGAACTCCAAGTCTCAACCGATTGATGTTCCAATTCGAGAAAACCGAAATGCAAAACTACCTCCGCCTCCTTACATCCAAGTAATTCCATTTCGTTTTGACGAACGCTGTCAGTCTACGGTAAGGAAGAATCATAGTCGCAAGAAGACAGCGATTTAA
- a CDS encoding IS1182 family transposase has product MTASFHAELYKLIPEAHLLRKIHEVVDFSFVHELVRSSYCEYYGRPANEPELLFRLLFLQILYGLSDERMIQDAQVNLAYKWFVGLNPEEALPDSSQLSRFRNHRLGASQIDELLKVIVKQCIEKGLIKSKSLIVDSTHSLAASQKQRALDVLRDAAKRLLRTVIKKHPKLEKKLPRKPELQKDQPDAEKVMLHYLAQLGESVETFLPDHEGAISEKLQIAKQIVEDERLLANKGIMSAIDPEARFGWKSNTKSFFGYKNHIAMTEEEIITAVEVTGGSNDDGKQLSNLIKQSLEAGLEVKEILADTAYSGKENLSELKEKEIQAIIPLNPIVHTGGLKQEGFEYNKDADFVLCPAGEHSTRKAIQGSKKSGHSRSLVFYFDIEKCKTCPLREGCYKPESKSKTYSIRIVADQYKDHMAFEKSESFKERMKRRPIIEHKNAELKRHHGLTKAKYRGLFRMRIQTLLTIFVVNVKRMIKLINKMQPVS; this is encoded by the coding sequence ATGACTGCCTCGTTTCATGCAGAATTATATAAACTCATTCCAGAAGCCCACTTGCTTCGTAAGATTCATGAGGTTGTGGATTTTTCTTTTGTCCATGAACTTGTTCGATCCTCCTATTGCGAATATTATGGAAGACCTGCAAACGAACCCGAATTGTTGTTTCGTTTATTGTTTCTGCAGATTCTCTATGGATTATCTGATGAACGGATGATACAAGACGCGCAAGTGAATCTGGCTTACAAATGGTTCGTTGGTTTGAATCCCGAGGAGGCTCTTCCGGATTCCTCGCAGCTTTCTCGGTTTCGCAATCATCGCTTAGGGGCAAGTCAAATCGACGAATTGTTGAAGGTGATCGTAAAACAATGCATTGAAAAAGGATTGATTAAATCCAAGTCGTTAATCGTGGACTCCACCCATTCCCTAGCAGCGAGTCAAAAACAAAGAGCATTAGATGTTTTACGAGATGCGGCGAAGCGACTATTACGAACCGTCATCAAAAAGCATCCCAAGCTCGAGAAAAAACTACCGCGTAAACCCGAGCTTCAAAAAGACCAACCAGATGCTGAAAAGGTGATGCTGCATTATCTGGCTCAACTCGGTGAATCGGTCGAAACGTTTCTTCCTGATCATGAGGGTGCCATTTCCGAAAAACTACAGATAGCTAAACAAATTGTTGAGGATGAACGCCTACTTGCAAACAAAGGGATTATGTCCGCCATTGATCCAGAAGCACGATTCGGATGGAAGAGCAATACAAAATCTTTTTTTGGCTACAAGAACCACATTGCTATGACAGAAGAAGAGATAATTACAGCCGTTGAAGTGACAGGTGGGAGTAACGATGATGGAAAACAATTGTCAAATTTAATTAAACAATCCTTAGAAGCAGGATTGGAAGTGAAAGAAATCCTTGCAGATACGGCCTATTCCGGGAAAGAAAATTTGTCTGAGTTAAAAGAAAAAGAGATTCAAGCGATTATTCCACTTAATCCAATTGTACATACGGGTGGCTTAAAGCAAGAAGGATTTGAGTATAACAAAGACGCTGACTTCGTCCTTTGTCCAGCAGGAGAACATAGCACCCGAAAAGCTATTCAGGGAAGTAAGAAATCAGGACATAGTCGTTCATTGGTATTCTACTTCGACATAGAAAAGTGCAAGACATGTCCGCTCCGAGAAGGTTGTTACAAACCTGAATCAAAGAGCAAGACGTATTCCATTCGGATCGTCGCAGATCAATACAAGGATCACATGGCATTCGAGAAGAGTGAATCGTTTAAAGAACGAATGAAACGACGACCGATTATTGAACATAAAAATGCCGAATTAAAGAGACATCATGGACTGACCAAGGCGAAATACCGTGGTCTATTCCGAATGCGAATACAGACCCTGCTCACGATATTTGTGGTAAACGTCAAAAGAATGATAAAGCTAATAAACAAAATGCAGCCAGTCTCATAA
- a CDS encoding copper chaperone Copz family protein, which produces MESCCQTSSKPKTIYICPSCGQNGKSVPPVTLKALLKPSALEIFQPELSYAFCSTPSCDVVYFSDTQTFSKDTLKVSVFQKEDSLDVPVCYCFGWTRERLKAVQDKKQPIDHIREQVQADRCGCEVNNPQGSCCLGNVTAFVRNLGT; this is translated from the coding sequence ATGGAGAGTTGTTGTCAAACATCTAGCAAACCTAAAACCATCTACATTTGCCCTTCTTGTGGGCAGAATGGAAAAAGCGTCCCACCAGTTACTCTTAAAGCATTGCTTAAACCTTCTGCATTGGAGATTTTCCAACCCGAATTATCATATGCTTTTTGCTCTACTCCTTCATGTGATGTTGTCTATTTTAGTGATACGCAAACCTTTAGCAAAGATACCCTCAAAGTCTCGGTTTTCCAAAAAGAGGATTCGCTGGATGTACCCGTTTGTTATTGTTTTGGCTGGACGAGAGAGCGTCTAAAGGCAGTGCAAGATAAAAAACAACCAATTGACCATATTCGAGAACAAGTTCAAGCTGATCGTTGTGGTTGTGAAGTCAACAATCCGCAAGGGTCTTGCTGTTTAGGCAATGTCACTGCATTTGTTCGTAACCTCGGCACGTAA